A segment of the Fimbriimonadaceae bacterium genome:
TCGACGATGACGCTTTCGTCAATGTCCAGGCGTCGGTCGTCCAGGCGGAACACGTATTCCAAGCCGGAGCATCCCCCGCCCTTCACTCCAATGCGCAAAAACGTCCCAGGCGCGCCCTTGCGCGCCAGAAGTTTGGCGACTTGGGCGGCGGCCAAGGGGTCGACTTCGACGGGGAAACTCACCGGGCCCCCGCCTTGGGACGCCCGCCTGACTCGACTTGGACGAGGGGGCCCTCGATCTTGCCCGCCA
Coding sequences within it:
- a CDS encoding iron-sulfur cluster assembly accessory protein, translated to MSFPVEVDPLAAAQVAKLLARKGAPGTFLRIGVKGGGCSGLEYVFRLDDRRLDIDESVIVDGVEIVCDAKSAQFLAGARLVYTGNLIGGGFAFENPNAARQCGCGTSFTPKKPA